From Zingiber officinale cultivar Zhangliang chromosome 5B, Zo_v1.1, whole genome shotgun sequence, the proteins below share one genomic window:
- the LOC121985091 gene encoding uncharacterized protein LOC121985091: protein MSAGLLSRSITRPIAFSLSLRLSPVIRPPAVQTLTPSLRNRRRRRRDGLMTAASASFSASATEEDEEWLKKLPDKKKPLYAHSLPCIEAWLRKLGFRQSQDERAVWLVEKTGWHAQLSLDVTDLYIRYLKNGPGNLEKDIERRFSYALSREDIENAILGGP, encoded by the exons ATGTCCGCCGGTCTTCTCTCCCGATCCATCACGCGTCCTATCGCCTTCTCCTTATCACTTCGCCTTTCTCCCGTTATCCGCCCGCCTGCTGTCCAAACCCTAACGCCCTCGCTGAGGAATAGGCGGCGCCGCCGGAGGGACGGGCTTATGACGGCCGCTTCCGCGTCGTTCTCTGCTTCTGCGACGGAAGAGGATGAGGAATGGCTCAAGAAGCTTCCAGACAAAAAAAAGCCGCTCTACGCCCACAGCCTCCCCTGCATCGAGGCCTGGCTCAGGAAGTTGGGTTTCCGCCAGAGCCAAGACGAACGGGCTGTATGGCTAGTCGAGAAGACCGGCTGGCACGCTCAGCTCTCCCTCGACGTCACCGATCTCTACATTAG GTATCTGAAAAATGGGCCAGGaaatctcgagaaggatatcgagAGAAGATTTAGTTATGCTTTGAGTCGGGAGGATATCGAAAATGCTATACTTGGCGGACCTTGA
- the LOC121985093 gene encoding hydroxyproline O-galactosyltransferase HPGT1-like — MQIRGSGSRPLPNSRISAVMLTMIATMASFYVAGRLWQDAQRRGYLIEELGRRIGQGKSAISVDETLKLVDCRQQHKKLAALEIELAAARHKGFVGEYSS; from the exons ATGCAGATCCGGGGATCTGGTTCCCGCCCACTGCCCAACTCCCGGATATCCGCCGTCATGCTCACAATGATCGCCACCATGGCTTCCTTCTATGTTGCCGGCCG cCTATGGCAGGACGCACAGAGAAGGGGTTATCTCATTGAGGAACTGGGTCGAAGGATTGGCCAG GGAAAATCTGCTATATCAGTTGATGAGACGCTGAAGTTGGTAGACTGCAG GCAACAACACAAAAAACTAGCGGCTCTAGAGATAGAGCTTGCTGCGGCAAGACACAAAGGGTTTGTTGGAGAGTACTCTTCATAG
- the LOC121985089 gene encoding uncharacterized protein LOC121985089, with amino-acid sequence MVANKSVLSVDFTTNLPSFGFSRSMQLGGQRSTDAKTPLDPLSDLHDSTPNMERTTWEFKEFSEIKNSEYPLPGQSSSSSYVSKMSSTSVSTTSLVQETDEESSVNLELDMQLHLGSRNRNSLTPAKSSVNDLKAYPTGHPLDLQLSLSIGSSASALSSASSISDLKSNSLNNSAFAKPVVLSGNEEGSAAHFRIFGVRLQPCAANLETSISFSSAEKECTQADSTSIVLNGKSTTMQALNKPVTCTSGASNLQKRKNRINFCQFEGCTKGARGASGLCIAHGGGQRCQRLGCQKGAEGKTMYCKAHGGGRRCQHLGCTRSAEGRTDYCIAHGGGRRCNNPSCIRAARGKSGLCIRHGGGKRCQWESCTKSAEGSSGLCIAHGGGRRCHAKDCTKGAQGSTLFCKAHGGGKRCIFPECSKGAEGSTSFCKGHGGGKRCSYQGGGVCPKSVHGGTPFCVAHGGGKRCAISGCPRSARGRTSFCVGHGGGKRCHFKGCDKSAQGSTDFCKAHGGGRRCSWGHPGSSFGVGEPRCDKLARGKVGLCTAHSALVQDHCVHGGVMLGPITIPCPTPRKPETMKLENNDDDSVGCTNFDPKKTGHYLTSEYKHEISFPEGRVRGASLVAMLKISSEFGNNISDRGTAVTPDQQTSRTPNATCL; translated from the coding sequence ATGGTGGCAAACAAGAGCGTGCTTTCTGTAGATTTTACAACGAACCTCCCCTCATTTGGTTTCAGCAGGTCAATGCAATTAGGAGGCCAACGCAGCACTGATGCCAAAACACCACTTGATCCCCTTTCAGATCTGCATGATTCAACTCCCAACATGGAAAGGACAACATGGGAGTTTAAGGAATTTAGTGAAATTAAAAATTCAGAATATCCCTTGCCAGGCCAATCATCAAGTTCCTCGTACGTCAGCAAGATGAGCTCGACATCTGTTTCCACTACGTCTTTGGTGCAGGAAACTGATGAAGAATCCTCCGTGAACCTAGAACTGGATATGCAGCTTCATCTTGGAAGTAGGAACAGGAACAGCTTGACTCCTGCTAAATCATCAGTTAATGATCTGAAGGCTTATCCTACTGGGCACCCGCTTGACTTGCAATTAAGTCTATCAATTGGATCTTCTGCATCTGCTTTATCCAGTGCCAGCTCAATCTCAGACCTAAAATCAAATAGCCTGAACAACTCTGCATTTGCAAAACCAGTGGTTCTGTCTGGGAATGAGGAAGGGTCGGCTGCCCATTTCCGGATATTTGGGGTGCGCCTTCAACCTTGTGCAGCCAACTTAGAAACATCTATCAGTTTTTCTTCTGCAGAGAAAGAGTGTACTCAAGCCGATTCAACTTCAATTGTTCTGAACGGGAAATCAACCACGATGCAGGCATTGAACAAACCAGTTACCTGTACTTCAGGGGCTTCAAATTTACAGAAACGCAAAAATAGAATAAATTTCTGTCAGTTCGAGGGGTGTACCAAAGGCGCAAGAGGTGCTTCTGGTTTGTGCATAGCTCATGGTGGGGGGCAGAGATGCCAGCGACTTGGCTGCCAAAAGGGAGCAGAGGGCAAGACAATGTATTGCAAAGCACATGGAGGCGGCCGTCGATGTCAACATCTTGGCTGCACAAGAAGTGCTGAAGGTCGCACAGATTACTGCATTGCTCATGGTGGTGGTCGCCGATGCAACAATCCAAGTTGTATTCGTGCTGCAAGAGGAAAATCTGGTTTATGTATCAGGCATGGCGGTGGCAAAAGGTGCCAGTGGGAGAGTTGCACAAAGAGTGCAGAAGGTTCCTCAGGCCTCTGCATTGCCCATGGTGGTGGACGGCGATGCCACGCCAAGGATTGTACAAAAGGCGCTCAAGGTAGCACACTATTCTGTAAGGCACATGGTGGTGGAAAGAGGTGTATATTTCCAGAATGTTCGAAAGGCGCTGAGGGGAGCACTTCCTTTTGTAAGGGACATGGTGGCGGTAAGCGCTGTTCATATCAGGGTGGCGGTGTGTGCCCAAAGAGCGTGCACGGTGGCACTCCATTCTGTGTAGCTCATGGTGGTGGAAAGAGGTGTGCTATCTCTGGGTGTCCTAGAAGTGCCAGAGGGCGGACTAGTTTCTGTGTTGGTCATGGTGGTGGAAAACGCTGCCATTTTAAAGGATGCGATAAAAGTGCTCAAGGAAGCACTGACTTTTGTAAAGCTCATGGAGGAGGTAGACGATGTTCATGGGGTCATCCTGGCTCGAGCTTTGGTGTTGGTGAGCCACGCTGTGATAAGCTTGCCAGAGGTAAAGTTGGTCTCTGTACTGCTCACAGTGCCCTGGTACAGGACCATTGTGTTCATGGCGGTGTTATGCTCGGGCCAATTACTATCCCATGCCCGACTCCTAGAAAACCAGAGACAATGAAGCTCGAGAACAATGACGATGATTCTGTAGGGTGCACCAATTTTGATCCAAAGAAAACAGGACATTATCTAACATCTGAATACAAGCATGAAATTtcttttccggaaggcagagtGCGCGGAGCAAGTTTAGTAGCGATGCTCAAAATCAGTTCAGAGTTTGGCAATAACATTAGTGATCGAGGAACTGCAGTTACTCCGGACCAACAAACTTCGCGCACCCCAAATGCAACCTGTTTGTGA